One stretch of Hemibagrus wyckioides isolate EC202008001 linkage group LG01, SWU_Hwy_1.0, whole genome shotgun sequence DNA includes these proteins:
- the LOC131359637 gene encoding small ribosomal subunit protein uS4-like — MPVQSSVSSIHHLWVGTLVSTRHGMPYVPGSTAMACRWTLKTGVRKQVVNIPSFVVRLDSQKHIDFSLRSPYGGGRPGRVKRKNAKKGQGGAGGGDDEEED, encoded by the exons ATGCCAGTTCAATCTTCAGTGAGTTCCATTCATCACCTCTGGGTGGGCACACTGGTATCAACAAGACACGGAATGCCATATGTTCCAGGTTCTACTGCTATGGCATGTAGGTGGACATTGAAAACTGG tgtgcgtAAGCAGGTGGTGAACATCCCATCCTTCGTGGTGCGTCTGGACAGTCAGAAGCACATCGACTTCTCCCTGCGCTCTCCGTACGGTGGAGGACGTCCCGGCCGCGTCAAGAGAAAGAACGCTAAGAAGGGCCAGGGcggagctggaggaggagacgACGAGGAGGAGGATTAA